Proteins encoded together in one Microbacterium oxydans window:
- a CDS encoding RimK family alpha-L-glutamate ligase, translated as MKIAVLSRAPQAYSTQRLRAAALQRGHNVKVLNTLRFAIDLTADEPDLHYRGRQLSDYDAILPRIGNSITYFGTAVVRQFEQMDVYTPNTANGISSARDKLRANQILSRHNIAMPPTAFVRNRADVRPAIERVGGAPVVIKLLEGTQGIGVILAPQVKVAEAIIETLHSTKQNVLIQKFISESRGRDIRALVVGDRVVAAMRRSAAGDEFRSNVHRGGSVEAIELDPVYERAAVRSAQIMGLRVAGVDMLEGDDGPLVMEVNSSPGLQGIETATKLDVAGAIIDYIAGQVAFPEIDVRQRLTVSTGYGVAELMVHGAVDLVGKTLGEAGLWERDITVLTLHRGVSVIPNPRKHVVLEADDRLFCFGKLDEMRSMVPERRRRRAKVRRLPRQPLSE; from the coding sequence GTGAAGATCGCAGTGCTCTCCCGCGCGCCGCAGGCGTACTCCACTCAGCGTCTGCGCGCCGCCGCGCTGCAGCGCGGCCACAACGTCAAGGTGCTCAACACCCTGCGCTTCGCGATCGATCTGACCGCCGATGAACCGGACCTGCACTACCGGGGTCGCCAGCTCAGCGACTACGACGCGATCCTGCCCCGCATCGGCAACTCGATCACGTACTTCGGCACCGCCGTCGTGCGGCAGTTCGAGCAGATGGACGTCTACACGCCGAACACGGCCAACGGCATCTCCAGCGCTCGCGACAAGCTCCGGGCGAACCAGATCCTGTCCCGGCACAACATCGCGATGCCCCCGACGGCGTTCGTGCGCAACCGCGCCGACGTGCGTCCGGCCATCGAGCGCGTCGGCGGTGCTCCCGTCGTGATCAAGCTGCTGGAGGGCACGCAGGGCATCGGCGTCATCCTCGCTCCGCAGGTGAAGGTGGCCGAGGCCATCATCGAGACCCTGCACTCCACCAAGCAGAACGTGCTCATCCAGAAGTTCATCTCCGAGAGCCGCGGGCGTGACATCCGCGCGCTCGTCGTCGGAGACCGGGTCGTGGCCGCCATGCGGCGCTCGGCGGCCGGTGACGAGTTCCGCTCCAACGTGCACCGTGGCGGGTCGGTCGAGGCCATCGAGCTCGACCCTGTCTACGAGCGCGCCGCCGTGCGCTCGGCTCAGATCATGGGCCTGCGCGTCGCCGGCGTCGACATGCTGGAGGGCGATGACGGGCCGCTGGTCATGGAGGTCAACTCCTCGCCGGGGCTGCAGGGCATCGAGACGGCGACGAAGCTCGACGTCGCGGGCGCCATCATCGACTACATCGCGGGACAGGTCGCATTCCCCGAGATCGATGTGCGTCAGCGCCTGACGGTCTCGACGGGCTACGGCGTCGCCGAGCTCATGGTGCACGGCGCGGTCGATCTGGTCGGCAAGACGCTGGGAGAGGCGGGGCTGTGGGAGCGGGACATCACGGTCCTCACGCTCCACCGCGGCGTCAGCGTGATCCCGAACCCGCGCAAGCACGTGGTCCTCGAGGCCGACGACCGGCTGTTCTGCTTCGGCAAGCTCGACGAGATGCGTTCGATGGTTCCCGAGCGCCGGCGTCGCCGCGCGAAGGTCCGCCGTCTTCCTCGGCAGCCCCTCTCGGAATGA
- a CDS encoding ATP-dependent zinc protease: MYQVSRTTPHSNTLTGWREWVSLPDLGVDWLKAKIDTGARTSSLHAFDIVEFEQDGQPWVRFKVKPWQDSQEDAVVVDSPVHDRRAVRSSSGHAQERLVVELLIRLVDREVLAEVTLSNRDEMGFRMLIGREALRQGFSVDPARSFLGGRAPREARRRNRGRV; encoded by the coding sequence ATGTATCAGGTGAGTAGGACTACCCCCCATTCAAACACCCTTACGGGGTGGCGAGAATGGGTGAGCCTGCCCGATCTCGGAGTCGACTGGCTCAAGGCCAAGATCGACACGGGTGCGCGCACGTCTTCCCTGCATGCCTTCGACATCGTCGAGTTCGAGCAGGACGGCCAGCCCTGGGTGCGCTTCAAGGTCAAGCCCTGGCAGGACAGCCAGGAGGACGCCGTCGTCGTCGACTCCCCGGTCCATGACCGCCGTGCGGTCCGCAGCTCGTCCGGGCACGCGCAGGAGCGGCTCGTGGTCGAGCTGCTGATCCGGCTGGTGGACCGCGAGGTGCTCGCCGAGGTCACGCTGAGCAATCGCGACGAGATGGGCTTCCGGATGCTCATCGGACGAGAGGCGCTCCGTCAGGGCTTCTCCGTGGACCCGGCACGATCGTTCCTGGGCGGCCGCGCACCCCGCGAGGCGCGCCGCCGCAACCGCGGCAGGGTCTGA
- a CDS encoding PLDc N-terminal domain-containing protein, whose amino-acid sequence MLFWETLGWMLWATVFIGYLFALFAIIGDLFRDRALNGWWKAVWVVFLIFLPFLTVLVYLIARGQGMAERSSTAAREAENATKSYIREVAGKTPAEEIAAAAALRDAGSITAAEFEQLKSKALA is encoded by the coding sequence ATGCTCTTCTGGGAAACACTCGGCTGGATGCTCTGGGCCACGGTCTTCATCGGCTACCTGTTCGCACTGTTCGCGATCATCGGCGATCTGTTCCGTGACCGCGCGCTCAACGGCTGGTGGAAGGCGGTGTGGGTGGTCTTCCTGATCTTCCTGCCGTTCCTCACCGTGCTCGTCTACCTGATCGCGCGGGGCCAGGGCATGGCCGAGCGCAGCAGCACGGCTGCGCGGGAGGCCGAGAACGCCACGAAGTCGTACATCCGCGAGGTCGCCGGAAAGACGCCGGCGGAGGAGATCGCCGCCGCTGCCGCGCTGCGCGATGCCGGCTCGATCACCGCGGCGGAGTTCGAGCAGCTGAAGTCCAAGGCTCTCGCCTGA
- a CDS encoding tyrosine-protein phosphatase — protein MMTAPIDRRVPLRTAPNLRDLGGLPARGGTVRTGAVYRSATLARLEGEDLATFGRLGISTVYDLRTVGERAASPDRLPGGVRSVGLDVLADSTTDVAAGVGQLGSDPVGLAETLGDGRGIALMRDSYRNIVGLPSALAAYRTFYLDLIDPGRSGAALFHCTTGKDRTGWAAASLLLLLGVGEDDVRADYLETNTDLLPALQPLLAAAAEKGVDTQLLLPVLGVRREYLDAAIDEAHTRFGGVEGYARDGLGLGEDDLDALRRRFVLHEG, from the coding sequence ATGATGACCGCGCCGATCGATCGTCGAGTCCCGCTGCGCACCGCACCCAACCTCCGCGATCTGGGTGGACTCCCCGCCCGCGGGGGCACGGTGCGGACAGGGGCCGTGTATCGCTCCGCGACGCTCGCTCGGCTGGAGGGCGAAGACCTCGCGACGTTCGGGCGCCTCGGCATCAGCACCGTGTACGACCTGCGGACGGTCGGAGAGCGCGCCGCATCGCCGGATCGGCTGCCGGGCGGCGTCAGATCCGTCGGGCTGGACGTGCTCGCCGACAGCACGACCGATGTCGCGGCCGGCGTCGGTCAGCTCGGCAGCGACCCCGTCGGCCTCGCCGAGACGCTGGGCGATGGTCGCGGCATCGCCCTCATGCGCGACTCGTATCGCAACATCGTCGGCCTGCCGTCGGCTCTCGCCGCCTATCGCACCTTCTACCTGGACCTCATCGATCCGGGCCGCTCCGGCGCGGCCCTGTTCCACTGCACCACGGGCAAGGACCGCACGGGCTGGGCTGCGGCATCCCTGCTCCTGCTGCTCGGTGTCGGCGAGGACGACGTGCGGGCCGACTACCTCGAGACCAACACCGATCTGCTCCCGGCGCTGCAACCCCTCCTCGCGGCGGCGGCGGAGAAGGGCGTCGACACGCAGCTGCTGCTCCCGGTGCTCGGTGTCCGGCGCGAGTACCTCGACGCGGCGATCGACGAGGCGCACACGCGGTTCGGAGGTGTCGAGGGCTACGCGCGAGACGGCCTCGGACTGGGAGAGGACGACCTGGACGCGCTTCGTCGACGGTTCGTGCTCCACGAGGGATGA
- the glnA gene encoding type I glutamate--ammonia ligase produces the protein MFKDSSEVLTYIKENDVKFLDIRFTDLPGVQQHFNIPASTVDEAFFTDGQLFDGSSIRGFASIHESDMQLIPDVTTAYVDPFREASTLVMLFDIYNPRTGEIYSKDPRQVAKKAEKYLTSTGIADTAFFAPEAEFYIFDDVRYSVTAGESFYKVDSEEAAWNTGREEEGGNLANKTPYKGGYFPVSPVDKTADLRDDITLKLIEAGFILERSHHEVGTAGQQEINYRFDTMVHAADDILKFKYIVKNTANEWGKVATFMPKPLYGDNGSGMHTHQSLWSDGKPLFYDEAGYGQLSDIARWYIGGILAHAPALLAFTNPTLNSYHRLVKGFEAPVNLVYSAGNRSAAIRIPITGSNPKAKRIEFRAPDASGNPYLAFAAQLMAGLDGIKNRIEPHEPVDKDLYELPPEEAKDIPQVPNSLLDSLDALAADHQFLLEGGVFTKELIETWISYKYENEILPMAQRPHPFEYELYFGV, from the coding sequence ATGTTCAAAGATTCGTCCGAGGTACTGACCTACATCAAGGAGAACGACGTCAAGTTCCTTGACATCCGCTTCACCGATCTCCCGGGTGTGCAGCAGCACTTCAACATTCCTGCATCGACGGTCGACGAGGCTTTCTTCACCGACGGGCAGCTGTTCGACGGCTCCTCGATCCGCGGCTTCGCGAGCATCCACGAGTCGGACATGCAGCTCATCCCCGACGTCACCACCGCGTACGTCGACCCCTTCCGCGAGGCGAGCACCCTCGTGATGCTGTTCGACATCTACAACCCCCGCACGGGCGAGATCTACTCGAAGGACCCGCGTCAGGTCGCCAAGAAGGCGGAGAAGTACCTGACCTCGACCGGCATCGCCGACACCGCGTTCTTCGCGCCCGAGGCCGAGTTCTACATCTTCGACGACGTGCGCTACTCGGTCACCGCCGGCGAGAGCTTCTACAAGGTCGACTCCGAGGAGGCCGCGTGGAACACCGGTCGCGAGGAGGAGGGCGGAAACCTCGCCAACAAGACCCCGTACAAGGGCGGCTACTTCCCCGTCAGCCCGGTCGACAAGACGGCCGACCTGCGCGACGACATCACCCTCAAGCTGATCGAGGCCGGATTCATCCTCGAGCGCTCGCACCACGAGGTCGGCACCGCCGGTCAGCAGGAGATCAACTACCGCTTCGACACCATGGTCCACGCGGCGGACGACATCCTGAAGTTCAAGTACATCGTCAAGAACACCGCCAACGAGTGGGGCAAGGTCGCGACCTTCATGCCCAAGCCCCTGTACGGCGACAACGGCTCGGGCATGCACACGCACCAGTCGCTGTGGAGCGACGGCAAGCCGCTGTTCTACGACGAGGCCGGCTACGGCCAGCTCAGCGACATCGCGCGCTGGTACATCGGCGGCATCCTGGCGCACGCGCCGGCACTGCTCGCCTTCACGAACCCGACCCTGAACAGCTACCACCGTCTGGTCAAGGGCTTCGAGGCACCGGTCAACCTGGTCTACTCGGCCGGCAACCGCTCCGCCGCGATCCGCATCCCGATCACGGGCTCCAACCCGAAGGCCAAGCGCATCGAGTTCCGCGCGCCCGACGCCTCCGGCAACCCGTACCTCGCGTTCGCCGCGCAGCTGATGGCCGGCCTCGACGGCATCAAGAACCGCATCGAGCCGCACGAGCCCGTCGACAAGGACCTCTACGAGCTCCCGCCCGAGGAGGCCAAGGACATCCCGCAGGTCCCGAACTCCCTGCTGGACTCGCTCGACGCCCTGGCGGCCGACCACCAGTTCCTCCTCGAGGGCGGCGTGTTCACCAAGGAGCTCATCGAGACCTGGATCTCGTACAAGTACGAGAACGAGATCCTCCCGATGGCCCAGCGCCCGCACCCGTTCGAGTACGAGCTGTACTTCGGGGTGTAA
- a CDS encoding serine hydrolase domain-containing protein, with amino-acid sequence MVIDAPASLHDAALRTGFSGVIRLDRPGEETFARAYGFADRAREQQMTVDHRCGLASVSKGFTALAIGTLIDEGALTLDAPVRPILGDDLPLIDDAVTVGHLLSHTSGIGDYLDEEDGDIGDYVLDRPVHLFDTTEAFLPVLDGRPQVSAPGSAFAYCNSGFVVLALIAERVSQVPFHELVGARVLAPAGMTSSGYPRTDEVAGDVALGYLEDDGDRTNVLHLPVRGSGDGGAVGTVADLAAFWSALSEDRIVSRATRELLTEPLHVVEEEDMRYARGFWRGAESDVLILEGYDAGVSVRTWYEPATGVTGTVISNTSEGAWPVIGALDWS; translated from the coding sequence ATGGTCATCGACGCCCCTGCCTCCCTGCACGACGCCGCGCTCCGCACCGGATTCAGCGGGGTGATCCGCCTCGATCGTCCCGGCGAGGAGACGTTCGCCCGCGCCTACGGGTTCGCCGATCGGGCGCGGGAGCAGCAGATGACCGTCGATCACCGCTGCGGACTGGCGAGCGTGTCGAAGGGGTTCACGGCGTTGGCGATCGGGACGCTCATCGACGAGGGGGCGCTGACCCTCGACGCTCCGGTCCGGCCGATTCTCGGCGACGACCTCCCGCTCATCGACGATGCGGTCACCGTGGGGCACCTGCTCTCCCACACATCCGGCATCGGCGACTACCTCGATGAGGAGGACGGAGACATCGGCGACTACGTCCTCGATCGACCGGTGCATCTGTTCGACACCACGGAGGCGTTCCTCCCCGTGCTCGACGGGCGCCCGCAGGTGAGCGCCCCCGGTTCAGCGTTCGCATACTGCAACAGCGGCTTCGTCGTCCTGGCGCTGATCGCGGAGCGTGTGTCGCAGGTGCCGTTCCACGAGCTCGTGGGAGCGCGCGTGCTCGCGCCGGCGGGGATGACGTCGAGCGGCTATCCACGTACCGATGAGGTCGCGGGCGATGTGGCCCTCGGGTACCTCGAAGACGACGGCGATCGCACGAACGTGCTCCACCTCCCGGTGCGCGGCAGCGGCGACGGCGGGGCGGTCGGAACGGTCGCCGACCTGGCGGCGTTCTGGTCGGCGTTGTCGGAGGACCGGATCGTGTCCCGCGCCACCCGCGAGCTGCTCACAGAGCCGCTCCACGTCGTCGAGGAAGAGGACATGCGCTACGCCCGCGGGTTCTGGCGCGGAGCCGAGTCCGACGTGCTGATCCTCGAGGGCTATGACGCGGGGGTCTCCGTCCGCACCTGGTACGAACCGGCGACCGGTGTCACGGGGACGGTCATCTCGAACACCTCGGAGGGCGCGTGGCCCGTGATCGGCGCCCTCGACTGGAGCTGA
- a CDS encoding RDD family protein, producing the protein MTDAVNTYPGERLGLPESGTGSIARPGRRIGALVIDYAAATIIATGFLGFDQFALPTEAGFTQFTPMLVFAVLQILFIPTAGGSPGHRILGMRLVRMDGSWIGLWRPIVRTLLLVVVVPAVIWDTDQRGLHDKAVGTVLIRA; encoded by the coding sequence GTGACGGATGCTGTGAACACGTACCCCGGTGAGCGACTCGGACTCCCGGAATCGGGTACCGGGAGCATCGCCCGCCCCGGTCGGCGCATCGGCGCTCTCGTGATCGACTACGCCGCGGCGACCATCATCGCCACCGGCTTCCTCGGATTCGACCAGTTCGCGCTGCCCACCGAGGCCGGCTTCACGCAGTTCACGCCGATGCTGGTGTTCGCGGTCCTGCAGATCCTCTTCATCCCGACCGCCGGCGGCAGCCCGGGGCACCGCATCCTCGGGATGCGCCTCGTCCGCATGGACGGGAGTTGGATCGGGCTGTGGCGTCCGATCGTGCGCACCCTGCTGCTCGTGGTCGTCGTCCCCGCGGTGATCTGGGACACGGACCAGCGCGGTCTGCACGACAAGGCCGTCGGCACGGTGCTCATCCGCGCCTGA